The DNA region AACTAGTGTCCATCCAGAAAGAAAAAATATCTGGATGGAGCTTTCAGCGGTCAGCTATCAGCTGTCAGCTAACTCTTTGTTTTACAAAGTTTTTGCTGAAAGCTGAACGCTGAGTGCTGACAGCCGCTATTCAAAAACGACAGTTTTTGGATGGACACTGACTACCTGAGATAAATTTTTTATTAACTCAAAATCAGGAGAGCTTGATATGACGGAAGAAATCAGTAATGTAAACAGAAGGAGTTTTCTTAAGAATGCCGGTGTTATCATTGGCGGTGGTGCACTCGGTGCAGCAGGACTAACCT from Desulfatiglans sp. includes:
- a CDS encoding twin-arginine translocation signal domain-containing protein, with amino-acid sequence MTEEISNVNRRSFLKNAGVIIGGGALGAAGLT